Part of the Pseudomonas sp. M30-35 genome is shown below.
TTGCAGGCGTGGCGCGCCGAGAAATTTGCGCACGCCATTGGCCAGTGTCAGCGTCGCTCGCGCGCCATTTACAGCCGTTTCAAAGTTATCGGCTAGCCAGTTAGCGCTGCGGGTATGCGTTGCCTCTTTGGCGCGCAACTTACGTACTAAATCACCGGTGTTGATACCAACAGGGCAGCGTTGTGCGCACAGACCGGTGGCCGCACAGGTGTCGATACCTTGGTAATGGTAATCGCGCTCCAGCGCCGTGGTGTCAATGCCTGCGCGTTGTTTGGCCTGAATGTCACGCCAAATAACGATGCGCTGGCGTGGGCTCAAGGTCAGGCCTTTTGAAGGGCAAACCGGCTCGCAGAACCCACACTCGATGCACTTGTCGATTATTTCGTCGGCAGCTGGCAGTGGCTTCAGGTTCTTCAGATGAATCTGCGGGTCTTCGCTTAATACGACATCCGGGTTGAGGATGCCTTGCGGGTCAAGCAGGTGTTTGATCTGCCACATCAATTGATGTGCGTCGCGGCCCCACTCTAATTCAACAAAGGGCGCCATATTGCGTCCGGTTCCGTGTTCTGCCTTGAGCGAGCCGCCGAACTCCACCGCCACCAATTGAGCAACGTCTTGCATAAAGGCTTCATAACGGGCGACTTGTTCGGGCAAGTCAAAGCCTTGGGTAAAGACGAAGTGCAGGTTGCCTTCGAGTGCGTGGCCAAAAATAATGGCTTCGGAATAAGCGTGTTTGTCGAACAGTTCAAGCAGCCGGTTGACCCCTTCGGCGAGTTGCTCAACCGGGAAGGTGACGTCTTCGATGATCACTGTGGTGCCCGTCTCACGGACGGCGCCTACTGCTGGGAAGGTGTCTTTGCGGATCTTCCACAGTTGGTTGTAAACCAATGGGTCGCTGCTGAAATCGACCTGTTTCTCGACCGGGAAATGGCTGATGGATGCGCTGATCTGGCTAAGCTGCTCGGCCAGCAAGCTGTAACCGGCGGCTCGCGCTTCAATCAATAATGCGCAGGCATTGGCCGACAACGCTTTGACCCACTCAGGCATGCCTTGTTGATTTTCGACCGAGCGTAAACTGCGTCGATCAAGAAGCTCGACGGCGGAGACCGGTTGGCTTTTCAGTACGGTGACGGCGCGACAGCAGGTCTCGACATCCGGGAATACAATCAAGGCGCTGGCTTTGTGCGGATGATCCGGCACCGTGTTGTACGTGACTGCGCTGATAAACCCCAGCGTACCTTCGGAACCGACCATCAAGTGGCTGAGGATATCCAGCGGTTGATCGAAATCGACCAAGGCGTTGAGTGATAAGCCGGTGGTGTTTTTCAGCCGATACTTGTGGCGAATCTTCGCTGCCAACTCAGTATTGGCGCGGGTCTGCTGGCCCAGCTCTTTGAGCTGTGCAAGCAGCTCGGCATGGCTTTTCTCGAAGTTGGCAACGCTGGTGCTGTCTTCACTGTCGAGGATGCTGCCGTCAGCCAGTACCAAGCGAATACCGGCGAGTGTCTGGTAACTGTTTTGGGCGGTTCCGCAGCACATGCCGCTGGCATTGTTGGCGACGATGCCGCCGATTTTGCAGGCATTGATTGAAGCGGGATCTGGGCCGATTTTGCGTTGAAACGGTGCCAGAACCAGATTGGCCTGTGCGCCGATGACCCCGGGTTGCAGGCGAATCTGCGCCCCTTGCTGGCGCACCTCGCGAGCGTTCCAGTTGTCACCTAATACGATCAATACCGAGTCGCTCAGCGCCTGACCAGAAAGACTGGTGCCCGCCGCGCGGAATGTCACCGCGACCTGATGTGCGCCAGCAAACTTCAATAGATTGACGACTTCTGCTTCTGACTCGACGCGCACCACCAGCTTTGGGATCAGGCGATAGAAGCTGGCATCTGTGCCAAATGCCAGCGTCGATATCGGGTCATCAAACAGGCGCTCGCGTGGAATCAGGCGTTTAACTTCAGTCAGGAATGCAGCAGGCAGGCTCATACGAGCTCCGTGAATCATCGGTGGTTGAGCGGTATTCAAGCGTTAGCAATGAGGCTACGTTCAACCGCATTGCTCCGCTTTTTTAAGTTTTATCCAGGGCTTAGCGGCCTAGTTCGCGCACCAGTGACTCTGCGCTGATCTCGCTGATTGATTTAGCGCCAGTCAGCACCATTGCCACGCGCATTTCTTTCTCGATCAGGTCGAGTAAATTGCGCACGCCAGCCTCACCGGCTACCGACAGTGCATACAAGAATGCACGGCCGAGCATTACGCAGTCAGCGCCGAGTGCGACCATGCGCACCACATCGAGGCCAGTACGAATGCCTGAGTCCGCGAGGATTTTAAGATCGCCTTTAACTGCATCAGCAATGGCTGGCAATGCACGGGCGCTGGACAACACGCCATCGAGCTGACGACCGCCGTGGTTGGATACGACGATGCCGTCGGCGCCAAATTTGACTGCATCTTTAGCGTCTTCTGGATCGAGAATGCCCTTGATGATCATCGGGCCGTCCCAGTAGTCGCGAATCCACTCCAGGTCTTTCCATGAAATCGACGGGTCGAAGTTATTCGCCAGCCAGCCGATGTAGTCAGCCAGCCCGGTTGGATTGCCGCGATAAGTAGAAATATTGCCCAGGTCATGCGGGCGGCCCAGCAAGCCTACATCCAAAGCCCAGGATGGGTGAGTCACGGCTTGCAGCATGCGCCGCGCCGCCGCATTCGGGCCGCTCATGCCGGAGTGCGCATCACGGTAGCGGGCGCCCGGTGTTGGCATATCAACGGTGAACACCAGTGTGGTAACGCCCGCCGCCTTGGCGCGTTCAAGCGCGTTTTTCATAAAGCCGCGGTCTTTTAAGACGTACAGCTGGAACCACATCGGGCGATTGATCGCTGGGGCAACTTCTTCGATCGGGCACACCGACACAGTCGAAAGTGTAAACGGAATGCCTTTTGAGTCTGCTGCACGCGCGGCCTGAACTTCACCGCGACGCGCGAACATGCCACATAAACCAATGGGTGCGATTGCCACGGGCATCGACAAGGTTTCGTTGAACAGTTGGGTTTCCAGGCTGAGCTCGGACATATTGCGCAGCACGCGCTGGCGCAGGGCAATGTCAGCCAAGTCAGCAACGTTAC
Proteins encoded:
- a CDS encoding FAD-binding and (Fe-S)-binding domain-containing protein → MSLPAAFLTEVKRLIPRERLFDDPISTLAFGTDASFYRLIPKLVVRVESEAEVVNLLKFAGAHQVAVTFRAAGTSLSGQALSDSVLIVLGDNWNAREVRQQGAQIRLQPGVIGAQANLVLAPFQRKIGPDPASINACKIGGIVANNASGMCCGTAQNSYQTLAGIRLVLADGSILDSEDSTSVANFEKSHAELLAQLKELGQQTRANTELAAKIRHKYRLKNTTGLSLNALVDFDQPLDILSHLMVGSEGTLGFISAVTYNTVPDHPHKASALIVFPDVETCCRAVTVLKSQPVSAVELLDRRSLRSVENQQGMPEWVKALSANACALLIEARAAGYSLLAEQLSQISASISHFPVEKQVDFSSDPLVYNQLWKIRKDTFPAVGAVRETGTTVIIEDVTFPVEQLAEGVNRLLELFDKHAYSEAIIFGHALEGNLHFVFTQGFDLPEQVARYEAFMQDVAQLVAVEFGGSLKAEHGTGRNMAPFVELEWGRDAHQLMWQIKHLLDPQGILNPDVVLSEDPQIHLKNLKPLPAADEIIDKCIECGFCEPVCPSKGLTLSPRQRIVIWRDIQAKQRAGIDTTALERDYHYQGIDTCAATGLCAQRCPVGINTGDLVRKLRAKEATHTRSANWLADNFETAVNGARATLTLANGVRKFLGAPRLQSLSASLSRVSKQRIPQWTPAMPQAVRPIRVHPPTNDARPRVVYLAACVSRAMGTSFSDSEQVPLIDKTRSLLEKAGYQVVFPEARESLCCGQPFASKGYAEQAERKRTELVDALLKASRGGLDPIYCDTSPCTLRLIQDGIDPRLNVNDPVKFIREHLLDRLEITPQSKPIALHVTCSTQHLGEAQGLIDIARRCSTQVLIPEGIHCCGFAGDKGFTTPELNTHALRSLKDAVQICDEGISTSRTCEIGLSQHAGIDYHSLVYLLDRVSRPRSI
- the lldD gene encoding FMN-dependent L-lactate dehydrogenase LldD, yielding MIISASTDYRAAAQRKLPPFLFHYADGGAYAEHTLRRNVADLADIALRQRVLRNMSELSLETQLFNETLSMPVAIAPIGLCGMFARRGEVQAARAADSKGIPFTLSTVSVCPIEEVAPAINRPMWFQLYVLKDRGFMKNALERAKAAGVTTLVFTVDMPTPGARYRDAHSGMSGPNAAARRMLQAVTHPSWALDVGLLGRPHDLGNISTYRGNPTGLADYIGWLANNFDPSISWKDLEWIRDYWDGPMIIKGILDPEDAKDAVKFGADGIVVSNHGGRQLDGVLSSARALPAIADAVKGDLKILADSGIRTGLDVVRMVALGADCVMLGRAFLYALSVAGEAGVRNLLDLIEKEMRVAMVLTGAKSISEISAESLVRELGR